The Leucobacter viscericola sequence TTCGCGTCGAGCAGCCGCTGCACGGCGTCGGGACTGAACGCGTCAGCCGCGACCCCGTACACAGTGTCGGTGGGGAGAACAACAAGTTCACCCCGCCCAAGGGCGTGCCGCGCAGTGCGGGTACCCGAAAGCAGCTGGGAACTATCAGAGCAGTCAAAGACCTCGGCCATAACTCGCAAGTTTAGGGCACGTTGCTTATGCAAATCCCTTTAGTCGTCGTTTGCAATTGCAGTAGTGGTGCGATCGCGGCCGGTGAGGTCCTGGTGGGTCGCGGCCGCGCGCCAGCCATCAGCGGTAAGCAGATCCCGGATCATGCGCCCCTGCAGTTCAGCGTGCTCAAGCACGAGCAGGCCTCCCGGCACGAGCAGATCCCGCGCTACACGACTAATAATGCGCACAATATCGAGGCCGTCGGCGCCTCCGTAGAGCGCGAGCTCGGGGTCGTGATCCCGAACTTCAGGATCCCGGGGCACCATGTCTGCCGGCACGTATGGCGGGTTCGAAACGAGCACATTGACTCGACCCCGCAGCGGCGCGAAGGATCGACTAAGCTGCGTGGATTCCCAGTCTCGGCGGTCGAGATCCGCAATGTCGCCCAGCGTCAGTTCGACGCGGCCCCCACCGAGCGCGGTCACGTTGCGACTGGCCCAGGCGTGCGCTTCGACGCTCTTCTCGACTGCCCACACTCGAGCGGTGGGCACCTCGTTCGCGAGTGAGAGCGCGATCGCGCCGCTGCCGGTGCAGAGGTCCACGGCGATGGGTTCAGCGCTTGGAACCTGCTGCAGCGCATCGATGGCGAACTGCGCGACAGACTCCGTTTCTGGCCTCGGGATAAACACCCCTGGCCCAACCGCCAGCTCGATACCGCGGAACGGCGCCTTTCCAGTGAGGTGCTGGAGCGGCACGCGGTAAGCGCGCTCCCCTGCGAGATCGCGGATCGCGTCCGCCTGCTGGGCAGTCACTGCGGACCCCATCACGGCGAGCGCCTGCACACGACCGCGAGATTCTTGCAGCACGTGTCCGACGATGAGCTCGGCGTCGGCTACCGGATCCTCGATGCCGGCTTCGGCCAGTTCAGCACGGATTTCTTCGAGCAGCGTGTTCAGGTCGTGTGTCACCGCTCCACTCTGCCATATCCCAGGTCATGCTTCGTCACAGTACATAACGTGGGAATAATCCTCAGATAAGCTGACGCTATAGTTTGTGAAGGATTTTTGGTCGAGCACTCGAAGGAGCCTCTCATGGCACGGACGTACGAAAACATTACGCAGGCATTCGGCAACACCCCACTGGTGCGGCTGAACCGCGTCACCGACGGCGCGGCCGCTGACGTCTACGCAAAGCTCGAGTTCTACAACCCGGCGGGCAGCGTGAAGGATCGCATCGGCATCGCAATTATTGATGCGGCCGAGGCCTCGGGCGAGTTGAAGCCCGGCGGCACGATCGTCGAGGGCACGAGTGGCAACACCGGAATCGCGCTCGCGTTTGTCGGAGCCGCCCGCGGTTACCGCGTGATCCTGACCATGCCCGAGACCATGAGCGTTGAGCGCCGCAAGCTGCTCGCAGCGTACGGCGCCGAGATTGTGCT is a genomic window containing:
- the prmC gene encoding peptide chain release factor N(5)-glutamine methyltransferase — translated: MTHDLNTLLEEIRAELAEAGIEDPVADAELIVGHVLQESRGRVQALAVMGSAVTAQQADAIRDLAGERAYRVPLQHLTGKAPFRGIELAVGPGVFIPRPETESVAQFAIDALQQVPSAEPIAVDLCTGSGAIALSLANEVPTARVWAVEKSVEAHAWASRNVTALGGGRVELTLGDIADLDRRDWESTQLSRSFAPLRGRVNVLVSNPPYVPADMVPRDPEVRDHDPELALYGGADGLDIVRIISRVARDLLVPGGLLVLEHAELQGRMIRDLLTADGWRAAATHQDLTGRDRTTTAIANDD